CATCAGCCCCAAGCGTGACGCGGGACAGGATGAACGCTCTCTTGATGCGACCAGTTCGAGCCGGATCACATGGCTTGATCTGGCGGACTGTTTGCATGCGTTGATTGAGGTCACGCGTTGATTGGAGGCCGAATTGGTTCAATTGCCTGTTAAGTTTCTGTTGCTGGGGAAGCTGTCGGCAAAACTCAATCACGTGGGCAAAGATGGCATAGTAGGAGGCACAATCACTCGGCTCGAACGAATCCGACAGTGGTTCAACAACGTCACGGAACAAAGCATTCAGGCCGGGCGCAGCCAGCGTCTCATCGTCGAGCGTCGCGATCTCGCAGAGCAAGCGGAGCGCCTCAGCGCAAACCAGCGGGCGACACGCCATGAGGTCGGTAGCCGCATCCGCGGCCCACTCGTTGACTTGTTCAAGCGCAAGGCGACCGGCTTGCCTGGCGCGGTGGAAGGCCTGCAATCGAATATGCGCTTGCTGCTTGACCTCTTTGACACGGACTGGTTCAGCCATACGAAATAAAGGCCAATTGTAGCCAACGGCCTCAGGCTGTGCTAGGCTAGTGCATCTACCAAGCCAACAGAAAACAGCAACAAGCAGTTTATGATGAAACCGGTGAAATTCGTCATTCCGAAAGGTTCATTGGAAAAAGCGACGTTCGCGCTGCTGGAACGCGCCTGGTATGAAATTCACGGGCAGGATCGCACCTACCGGCCAATGGTCAATGATCCGCAGATTGCCCTGAAGCTGCTACGGCCACAGGAAATTCCTATCTTCGTCGCCGAAGGACTGCATGACGTCGGCATCACCGGCCAGGACTGGATCCGCGAGACCCAAGCCGACGTCGAAGTGCTGATGAATTTGCAATACGGAAAAATCAAGCTGGTCATGGCTGTGCCGAGAGATTACCAGGTCAACTCGCTCAGCGGGCTGATCAAAAAATATGCCGACGGACACAAGCGGCTGCGCATCTCAACCGAGTATTTGAACATTGCCGCTGAGCACATCAAAGCGAATCCGGCCTATCGTAAACTGTTCGGCGCGACTGACCCGATGATGATTACGCCGTGGTGGCACAAGGGCGACAATCCCCGCGTCGGCATTTATCTCTCGTTCGGCGCGACGGAAGCCAAGCCGCCGGAAGACACCGACGCAATCCTGGACGTCACCGAGACCGGCACGACGCTGGAGCGAAATAATCTGCGCATCATCGAAACGGTGATGGAATCCTCAGCCGTGTTAATCGCCAATAAGCGATCGCTCGGCGATCAGCGGAAGCGGGAGAAAATCTTCGACATCGTGACACTGCTCAAAGGCGTCATTGATAGCAATACCAAGCTGCACATCTTCGTCAATGTCAAACACGAAAATCTGCAGAAGTTGCTCAAGCAGTTACCCGGACTTAAGGGGCCGACGGTCAGTCCGTTGTCAACCAAAGGTTGGTATTCCGTCAACACGATCATTGACAAAAGTCAGTTTCTGCGCCTACTGCCCATCTTGCGCCGACTTGCCCAAGGTTTGGTCGTGCATGAACCCAAACAAATTCTTCCGCTCGAGGAAATCAGCCGGAGCGAAGATTCACCGTCATAACATGCCTGTTTCTATCCACCAACTCACGCGAAGAAACCTTGACCAGCTTCTCGTCCGACTGCGTCCGCACCGGATCGTGGATCAAGCTGTGCAATCGCGCGTGCGGGTGATCATTGATGATGTTGCCCGTCGAGGTGACGCAGCATTGCTTCAGTACACGGCTCAGTTCGACGGCGTCGTGTTGCATCCTGAGGAACTGCGCGTTCAAGGGCGTGAGTTTGACCAGGCTCGGCGTCAGGTCACCGGTGAGCAATTGGCCGCGCTGAAAGTATCGTTGGCCAACATCAGGAAAGTCGAGCAACACAGGTTGGCGCGATTGTCAGGTCGGATGCAGACAAGCCCCGGCGTGAGCGTGCGAGCCACCGTTCGACCGCTCAGCAGCGTTGGCTGCTACGTGCCTGGCGGGCGCGCCGTTTATCCAAGTTCCGTCTTGATGAATGTTGTGCCAGCGCAGGTAGCCGGCGTCAAACGCATCGTGCTGTGCTCGCCGCCGTCGGCAACAAAAACGATTCATCCACTGATTCTGGTGGCTGCCAAGCTGTGTGGCGTTCATGAAGTCTATCGCGTCGGTGGCGCGCAGGCGATTGCCGCGCTGGCCTTCGGCACGCAGACAATCAAACCAGTGCAAAAAATCATCGGACCGGGCAGTGCGTATGTCGCCGCCGCCAAGCTGGCCGTGTCTGATCGTGTGGCGATTGATGCGCCGGCCGGGCCGAGCGAACTGCTGGTCATTGCTGATGAAACAGCCGACCCGGTCAACGTCGCGGCCGACATGCTCTCTCAGGCGGAACATGGCCATGACAGCATTGTTGGGCTGGTGACAACCTCATCGAAACTAGCTAAACAGGTTGTGGCGGCGCTCCGTGAACGATTGGATGCAGTGGAGCGGTCGGCAACGATTGCGCAGGCGCTGGCCCAGAACGGCTTCGTGCTGACTTGCAACAGCATGAAACTGGCCGTCGAGTTCACCAACGGGTTTGCGCCTGAGCATCTGGAGATCATCGCCCGACAGGCTCACTCGCTTGCCAATGAGATTGAGGCAGCGGGCTTGATCCTGCTTGGCAACTATTCGCCGGTGGCGGCCAGCGATTATGTTGTTGGCTCCAATCACGTCCTGCCGACGGGCGGCGCAGCAAAAACCTATTCAGGGTTATCCGTCATTGATTTTGTGCGGCGAGTCAACATCGTGCACTGCTCGCGCAAAGGACTCAAGGGTCTGATGCCGTCACTCAGAGCGCTGGCGCTGGCCGAAGGTCTGCCCAATCATTATCGCGCCGCCGCCGAGCGGTTCAGACACAGAAGGCAGTAGGGAGCAAACGGGAAGCAGTGGTCAGTAGAATGAGTAACGACGGCGGAGCATGCCAATAAACTCCATTGTCTACTGAATGCCAACTACCGTTAGGTGTTCTATATGATCAGCGTAGCTCACAATAGTTGGCGAGAAGTATAGTAAAATGGCAACAGCCTGCTCGGCGGGCGACAAGTCATATTGATATGGAGAACTGATGGCAAACCCTACCAAAAACTATCGGAGGACATTGGAAGAGCTTGAAGAGGTAGCGTCCAAGTTTTGGCCCGCTGAACTGTCTGAGCTTGAAGCCAAGCTGAGTGTCATTCCGTTATTGCTGGAGACGCAGGATCAGTTTATTAGCATCCTCAGCGTGAAAACACCCAACTTGGCCAATTTATTCAGCATTCTAGAAGCTTCAAGCCTGCCCGCAAATCTGTTTCTCAAGCACCTAGCCATCCTCGCTGACTTTGGTGGCGAACTCCTACAGCGAGTGAGCCGTGAATTTGAGATGCTTTTTCCCGAAGGCAAATTGAGTTACTACTGGCAAGGGAAGCCACACAGCTATATCTTCCGATCTTTGCCCCGTCCTAAGTTCAGTAACCAAAACCTTCATATTGACGGGAGGCACCTGCTTGAGCCACACCCTCTGGATGACTTAAAGAGAGACGCTATTGCCTTGCTCCTATTTGGTAGCGCATATAGCGGTGAGCATCAAAAAGTCGCCGAAGCGTTGGCCAAGTGCGAGATTGGAGATTACCTGGGGAAATCGGACGAACTGGCGAATTTTGTCAAGCAACGGTATCTTTGGGTGAGCCGAATCACCGGCGGAGCAAAGGCGAATAACTTGGGGCAGTTAGCTCAGAGGTTCGTGGCCGAGTACATAGAGAATAACCTTGGATTAGATCATGTAGAGGTCAGGTCGAGTGGCCGTATACCGGGAGTCACTCATACAGACCCACTGACCGGGCGTGAAACTTCATTCGACTTGGTTGTGACTAATGGGGCGAGATATGTGGCAGTCGAGGTCAGTTTCCAAGTAACGACCAATAGCACTATTGAGCGCAAAGCAGGCCAAGCAAAGGGCCGTTATGAGCAAATTGAGAAGGCGGGGCATCGGATAGCGTATGTCATTGATGGCGCAGGCAACTTCCAAAGGGAAACTGCAATGAAGACCATGCTTTCACATAGCCACTGTTCAGTAGCCTTCTCTCGTAGCGAGCTGGAGGTTCTTTGCAATTTTCTGAGAGATTTCTTTGCAGAAGATTCGCAATGAGGTTAAGCAATGGCGCATCTTTCAGAAGGTAGTCATCCTCTTGTGGCACAATACATCTCTGTCCAGAGCGACGAACACCTGTGCAGTTTGGTGCGTAGGTTCCCTGATGTTTGCATGTTAATACTGCCGCCGTGTGCTGAGCCCGATCAATATCGAAGACCCCTACAAGACATTGGGAGTGTGGTTGCCGGTGTTGCTCAAGAGTTAGGTCCGGATGCAACGCTGATTACCGTAGGTGAAGTTATTGACTTAGTGCAAGTGCAAGCGGCTATGCCTGCCGCAGTGCGATACCAGCATTGGATAGCCATCAAGCGCGCGTCTCCCAGAAGAGTTGACCAGCGTTCCTTGCCGAATCATCATTTTGGTGCTTTGATCCACACCAGGTATCAGCAGTCCTTACGCCATACTAAGACCAGGATAAAATACACGTACTGTCCCGCCTGTCATAAGACTACGAAGGATTACGGTGGCAAGAAACATACTTACCACGAGTATGGCACGTTAGTGTCAGATGTGTGGCGTGACGTGGTGTGTGATCTGGAAGGCGATCTCACACCTATCATTGACCGATTTCGAGATCTTTTTGGGATTGATTCTTACAAGGAACTGTTAATCCTCGACTGCCGCCAGAGGGACGTTAAACGAGTGCCAGCGCAGTACAGTCTAAAGTCTGATTGGAACGCTAGCTTTATTGTCGGGCGAGAGGGCTCCCCTAAATATGAAGCAGCCCAACCTGTGATGTCGCAGTCCCGCCTTTTTCCCTATGACTTCTCAGACCACATCTATGAAGCCACGGAAAGCAAGTTGCCTGCGCATCTGATGAACCAGGTGTTGCATGGTGACTGCTTGCAGTGGCTGCGAGAAATTCCGGATGACAGCGTCGACTTTGTCTTTGCCGATCCACCTTACAACCTGGGAAAGAACTATCTGGGTTACTCGGATGACCTAGAGATCAGAGAGTACTTCAACTGGTGCGATCAGTGGATTGCTGAGTTGGTCCGTGTCTTAAAACCAGGGCGCACGCTCACACTTCTGAATATCCCCCTCTGGGCGATCCGGCACTTTCTGTTTATGGATTCAACTCTCCAGTTTCAAAATTGGATTGTTTGGGACGCATTGGCTTTCCCTGTGCGTTTGATAATGCCAGCTCATTACACAATTCTGGCGTTTTCTAAGGGGAAGCCCCGCGAGCTACCGGGCTTGATCGGGGAAGCGGATCCGGTAGATGTTCAAAGTGCCCCAGATATGTTCAAAGCTTTGGAACCACTGGCCGAGGGGTATTGTCTCCGTGCCACATGCGTAAAACGGCGACGAGCTTCACAGGCGACTGACCGCGGACCGCTTACTGATTTGTGGTGGGATATTCACCGCCTGAAACACAATACTCGCCGTGTAGATCATCCAACTCAACTCCCACCACATCTTATGTACCGGCTGATCGCCATTTTCACCAAGCGTGGTGAGGTAGTCCTGGATTGTTTCAATGGAGCGGGAACGACAACTCTCGCTGCTCATCAGATGGAGCGCTGCTACGTCGGAATTGAGAAGTCAAAAAAGTATTGTGACACGGCGAGGAACCGTCATGAGGAGATATTCAGAGGCCTGAACCCATTTCGTAAAGCATTCCGGGAACTCACTGCCAAGAACAGCCCTGTCCCACGGCTACCTAAACAGAAATATGAGGTTCCCAAGAAAACATTGCAACTGGAAGTTAAGCGAGTGGCACAGCAGTTGGGGCATCTGCCCAGTCGTGATGAGCTTGCTCAGTACGGCAAGTTTCCAATCAGGTATTACGATGAGTATTTCATAAGCTGGGGCGAGGTTTGCGCTGCCGCCCGTACTACAGGCATGACGGAAGAGTTACCGTCCTCTGTGAATCGCCAATCCTCAGTGTCTGAAACACAATTAAGGCTGAGTTTTGAATTGAACAACCATAGCGATGAAAGGTAGAAGATGCACCTAATCACAGGCTCAGAGGGCACAGGTTTGCGCCGCCGCCGAGCGGTTCAGACAACGCCGTCGGCAGACAACCGATACACAACAGAACAAGGCAGCCGGCAGCCAACAACAACGCAATAAACCACCACGACCGGCTCTGGCCTAACGCCTTGATCACATGGACGAGAAAGTACGAAAACGACTCCAACAACTAGAACGGCTCGAAGGCTACGTCATGCCTGACTCCACGCCGCTGGAGGGTCAACCTGCGGCTCCGGCTGACATCATCAAGCTGGACGCCAACGAAAATGTGTTCCTGACCAAAGACTGGCTGCATGCGTTGGCCATGGAGGTCATTGAAGAATTGGACCCGCGCTTTTACTCGACCCATGAGTATCAGCAACTGGTGCGCGCCCTGAGCATACGTCACGACATCACCCCGCAGCATATCGTGCTCGGCAACGGCGGCGATCAAATTATTGACTTCGTCGCCAAGACGTTTCTTGATGTTGGCTCAATAGCTGTGTCTGTTGAGCCGACATACTCTTTCTATCGCCTGCGGGCCAAGTTGGCCGGCGCACAGTATGTCACCGTTCCGCTGAACGATGACTTTTCGCTGAATGTCAACCGGCTGCTCGACGCGGCCCGCGACGCAAGCATGATGTTGCTGTGCTCGCCCAACAATCCGACAGGCAATCAATTTGCCGCCGAGCACCTCAGAGAAGTGTTGCAGGCGTTTGATGGCATCGTGTTTGTGGACGAAGCTTACGCTGACTTCGCCGACGAGAACCTGGTTCACTGGGTCGCCGAGTTCGAGCATCTGGTGATTTTGCGCACATTCTCGAAGGCGTTTGGCTTAGCCGGGCTGCGGCTCGGATACTTAGTGGCTCATCCGACACTGGCGCGGCCGTTCGCCGAAAAAATTCAATACCCTTATCCGGTCAGCGCATTCACGCTAGCTCTGGCGTTGAAACTCATGCAACAGATTGACGTTGTCCAAGCCGCCATTGAACGCATGAAGAGCGAACGCGCGCGGCTCATCCGAGAGCTGGCATCAATCGAAGGCATCAGCCCATTTCAATCCCAGAGTAACTTCGTGCTCTTCCAACTGGCATTGCCAGCAGAGAGGGTTCACAGCCAGCTCATTGACCAAGGCATCTTCTTGAAACATGTGGGCACGGTGTTGGGCATGAACAACTGCCTGCGAACGACAGTCGGCACGCCGCCAATGAACGATCGGCTCCTAGAAACATTGCGGCGAATCTGTCAGAGTTAGCCATTCTGGCTTATAATCTCCCGCCCTATGCGTACAGCCAATGTCACCAGAGAAACGCGCGAGACGCAGATTTCTGTTCAGGTCAATGTGGATGGCAGCGGGCAGCATCAGGTTGACACTGAAGTCAAATTCCTCACCCATCTTCTCGAGCTGCTGGCCACACACAGCCTGTTCGACATTACGGTTCACGCGCGGGGCGACCTCGTTCATCATCTGGTCGAAGATGTGGCGTTGACGCTCGGCCAAGCACTGAACCAAGCGCTCGGTGATCGGACGGGCATCGCTCGATTCGGCTGGGCGATGGTTCCACTGGACGAGTCGCTCGCCTACGCGAGCGTTGATCTGGCTCGACGACCATACCACGTGATTGACCTGAAAATTGACAAGAATGGCGTCGAAGATATGGCTCGCGAGGACATCTACCACTTCACACGCTCGCTGGCCACAGCCATGGAAGCAACCGTTCATATCATTGTCCAACACGGCGACAATGATCATCACAAAATCGAATCGGGGATCAAGGCATTGGCATGGGCGTTGCGTCAGGCCGTTGCTCACGATCCACGACGCAGCGGTGTGCCCAGTTCCAAGGGGGTCATCTGATGACGCGCATCCTGATCCTTGATTACGGCGTCGGCAATCTGTTTAGCCTCAGCAGCGCGATTGAGCGAGAAGGCGCCACGCCACTGATCAGCGCCGAGATTCCATCCGATCTCTCTTTCGACGGACTGATCTTGCCTGGTGTAGGGAATTTCTCGCCGGTCGCTGCCCGGCTCCGCGGGCTGCGTGAGCCAATCGAACGAGTCGTTGAAAGCGGGCGTCCCCTGCTGGGCGTGTGTCTTGGCATGCAAATTCTTTTCCATCGTAGCGAAGAAGGCGAAGGCGAAGGACTGGGCTTGATCGCCGGAGACGTAGTGAAGTTGCCCGCTTTCGTCAAGACGCCACACATGGGCTGGAATAACCTTGAGCGAGTTCGATTGCATCCACTGCTTGACGAGGTTGCTGACGACGGCTGGGTTTATTTCGTTCATTCGTACTATCCGCAACCAGAAGATGAACAAGTAGTGCTGGCACGAACACACTACGGCATTTCATTCCCGGTGATGGTTGCGCGCGAGAACGTCTACGGGATGCAGTTTCATCCTGAAAAATCCGGTCAAACAGGCCGGACCGTGCTGAGAAATTTTTTGCGCCTCTGCGCGCGTTAGCCTAGCTCAGATCATTCAATGATGAGTCACGAACATGGAGCTTATACCGGCAATTGATTTGATGGGCGGTCGCGTTGTTCGCTTGCGACGAGGTGATCCAAACCAGGCGACCGTTTATAGCGACGCTCCGGCGGCTGTTGCGCAACACTGGGAATCTTTGGGAGCCGATGCTCTTCACGTTGTTGATCTGGACAGCGCGTTGCAAGTAAGCAAGGAGCGGCAGACGTCGCTGATAAGCCAGATCGTCAAAGCCGTGCGTATTCCGGTGCAGGTCGGCGGCGGCATCCGTACCACGGAGCAGATCGCTGAGGTGCTCTCGACCGGCGCCAGTAAGGCAATTGTCGGGACCATGGCGTTGCAGAATCAACAGGAGCTTGAGATGGCGTTGCGCGAGTTTGGGGCGGAGCGCATCATGGTGGCGCTGGATTATGCTGACGGACGAGTGAAGATCAAAGGGTGGCAGCAGGCGACCGACCTTGATCCCATTGAAGCGTTGCAACAGCTTTGCCGACGCGGCGCGCGACAATTTCTTATGACGGCAATCGCTCAAGACGGCACACTGGCCGGCGCCGATGTGGAAACGCTCGCCGGGGCTGTGCGTGTGGCCGACGCGCAGGTCTACGCCAGCGGCGGTATCGCAGGACTTGCTGATGTGCAGCGACTCAAACAAATTGGCGTGAAAGGAATCATCATCGGTAAGGCGCTATATGATGGGGTCGTCACCATGAAGCAACTTTCCGAATGGTGCATGGCTGATTGAAGAGTTTATGCCACTGGTCAAACGAATCATTCCCTGTTTGGACGTCCATGAAGGTCGTGTGTTGAAAGGCGTGCGATTTCGGCAACTGAAAGATGCCGGTGACCCGGTTGAGCTGGCCAAGCGGTATCGCGATGATGGCGCCGATGAGTTGGTCTTTTTAGACATCACCGCGTCGGTTGAGAAGCGGGCCACGTTGAGTCGTTTGGTCAGCCAGGTCGCGCGACAACTCGATATTCCCTTCACCGTTGGCGGCGGGATCAAAACGATTGAGGATGCGCGTGTCATTTTGTGTAGTGGCGCCGATAAAATCTCAATCAATACGGCGGCCGTTGAGCGCCCTGAGTTCATCACCGAGTTGGCTGAGTTGTTCGGCAGGCAGTGTGTGGTAGTGGCAATTGACGCCAAACGACATCCGACATCGGCTCCATTCAGCCGCCAGCGTTTATTCGACGTGTACACCTACGGTGGACGGCAACCAACGAATCGGGGCGTTCTGCAATGGGCTGCTGAAGCCGAGCAACGAGGCGCCGGCGAATTGCTGGTCACATCTATTGATCAGGATGGAACGGCGCAAGGCTATGACATCGCTTTGCTGGAAGCCGTGGCGGAAACGGTTCACATCCCCATCATTGCTAGTGGCGGCTGTGGTCAACCTATACACATCTACGAAGCCCTTGCTCACGGCAAAGCCGATGCCGCGTTGGCTGCCTCCATTTTTCACTTTGACACCTATCCGATTCCTTTGGTCAAGCGATTCCTCGCTGAACGAGGCATCCAGGTGAGGCTATGAAGAGTATCCCAGTCGAACAACTTGATTTTCAGAAAGGCAACGGGTTAATCCCTGTCATCGCGCAAGACGCGACTACAGGAGAAGTGCTCATGCTGGCTTATGCCAACCGGGAAGCGCTTCGGCTCACGCTAGAAACCGGCTACGCCCACTACTGGAGCCGCTCCCGACAACAACTATGGAAAAAGGGGGCTTCATCGGGTCACTTGCAAAGAGTTCAACAAGTGCTGGCCGATTGCGACCAGGACACGCTCCTTTACC
This window of the Blastocatellia bacterium genome carries:
- the hisA gene encoding 1-(5-phosphoribosyl)-5-[(5-phosphoribosylamino)methylideneamino]imidazole-4-carboxamide isomerase, with the translated sequence MELIPAIDLMGGRVVRLRRGDPNQATVYSDAPAAVAQHWESLGADALHVVDLDSALQVSKERQTSLISQIVKAVRIPVQVGGGIRTTEQIAEVLSTGASKAIVGTMALQNQQELEMALREFGAERIMVALDYADGRVKIKGWQQATDLDPIEALQQLCRRGARQFLMTAIAQDGTLAGADVETLAGAVRVADAQVYASGGIAGLADVQRLKQIGVKGIIIGKALYDGVVTMKQLSEWCMAD
- the hisG gene encoding ATP phosphoribosyltransferase, which produces MKPVKFVIPKGSLEKATFALLERAWYEIHGQDRTYRPMVNDPQIALKLLRPQEIPIFVAEGLHDVGITGQDWIRETQADVEVLMNLQYGKIKLVMAVPRDYQVNSLSGLIKKYADGHKRLRISTEYLNIAAEHIKANPAYRKLFGATDPMMITPWWHKGDNPRVGIYLSFGATEAKPPEDTDAILDVTETGTTLERNNLRIIETVMESSAVLIANKRSLGDQRKREKIFDIVTLLKGVIDSNTKLHIFVNVKHENLQKLLKQLPGLKGPTVSPLSTKGWYSVNTIIDKSQFLRLLPILRRLAQGLVVHEPKQILPLEEISRSEDSPS
- a CDS encoding site-specific DNA-methyltransferase; translation: MAHLSEGSHPLVAQYISVQSDEHLCSLVRRFPDVCMLILPPCAEPDQYRRPLQDIGSVVAGVAQELGPDATLITVGEVIDLVQVQAAMPAAVRYQHWIAIKRASPRRVDQRSLPNHHFGALIHTRYQQSLRHTKTRIKYTYCPACHKTTKDYGGKKHTYHEYGTLVSDVWRDVVCDLEGDLTPIIDRFRDLFGIDSYKELLILDCRQRDVKRVPAQYSLKSDWNASFIVGREGSPKYEAAQPVMSQSRLFPYDFSDHIYEATESKLPAHLMNQVLHGDCLQWLREIPDDSVDFVFADPPYNLGKNYLGYSDDLEIREYFNWCDQWIAELVRVLKPGRTLTLLNIPLWAIRHFLFMDSTLQFQNWIVWDALAFPVRLIMPAHYTILAFSKGKPRELPGLIGEADPVDVQSAPDMFKALEPLAEGYCLRATCVKRRRASQATDRGPLTDLWWDIHRLKHNTRRVDHPTQLPPHLMYRLIAIFTKRGEVVLDCFNGAGTTTLAAHQMERCYVGIEKSKKYCDTARNRHEEIFRGLNPFRKAFRELTAKNSPVPRLPKQKYEVPKKTLQLEVKRVAQQLGHLPSRDELAQYGKFPIRYYDEYFISWGEVCAAARTTGMTEELPSSVNRQSSVSETQLRLSFELNNHSDER
- the hisC gene encoding histidinol-phosphate transaminase, which codes for MDEKVRKRLQQLERLEGYVMPDSTPLEGQPAAPADIIKLDANENVFLTKDWLHALAMEVIEELDPRFYSTHEYQQLVRALSIRHDITPQHIVLGNGGDQIIDFVAKTFLDVGSIAVSVEPTYSFYRLRAKLAGAQYVTVPLNDDFSLNVNRLLDAARDASMMLLCSPNNPTGNQFAAEHLREVLQAFDGIVFVDEAYADFADENLVHWVAEFEHLVILRTFSKAFGLAGLRLGYLVAHPTLARPFAEKIQYPYPVSAFTLALALKLMQQIDVVQAAIERMKSERARLIRELASIEGISPFQSQSNFVLFQLALPAERVHSQLIDQGIFLKHVGTVLGMNNCLRTTVGTPPMNDRLLETLRRICQS
- the hisI gene encoding phosphoribosyl-AMP cyclohydrolase encodes the protein MKSIPVEQLDFQKGNGLIPVIAQDATTGEVLMLAYANREALRLTLETGYAHYWSRSRQQLWKKGASSGHLQRVQQVLADCDQDTLLYRVEQTGPACHTGERSCFFQSVHTT
- a CDS encoding restriction endonuclease produces the protein MANPTKNYRRTLEELEEVASKFWPAELSELEAKLSVIPLLLETQDQFISILSVKTPNLANLFSILEASSLPANLFLKHLAILADFGGELLQRVSREFEMLFPEGKLSYYWQGKPHSYIFRSLPRPKFSNQNLHIDGRHLLEPHPLDDLKRDAIALLLFGSAYSGEHQKVAEALAKCEIGDYLGKSDELANFVKQRYLWVSRITGGAKANNLGQLAQRFVAEYIENNLGLDHVEVRSSGRIPGVTHTDPLTGRETSFDLVVTNGARYVAVEVSFQVTTNSTIERKAGQAKGRYEQIEKAGHRIAYVIDGAGNFQRETAMKTMLSHSHCSVAFSRSELEVLCNFLRDFFAEDSQ
- the hisH gene encoding imidazole glycerol phosphate synthase subunit HisH, which encodes MTRILILDYGVGNLFSLSSAIEREGATPLISAEIPSDLSFDGLILPGVGNFSPVAARLRGLREPIERVVESGRPLLGVCLGMQILFHRSEEGEGEGLGLIAGDVVKLPAFVKTPHMGWNNLERVRLHPLLDEVADDGWVYFVHSYYPQPEDEQVVLARTHYGISFPVMVARENVYGMQFHPEKSGQTGRTVLRNFLRLCAR
- the hisB gene encoding imidazoleglycerol-phosphate dehydratase HisB, whose translation is MRTANVTRETRETQISVQVNVDGSGQHQVDTEVKFLTHLLELLATHSLFDITVHARGDLVHHLVEDVALTLGQALNQALGDRTGIARFGWAMVPLDESLAYASVDLARRPYHVIDLKIDKNGVEDMAREDIYHFTRSLATAMEATVHIIVQHGDNDHHKIESGIKALAWALRQAVAHDPRRSGVPSSKGVI
- the hisD gene encoding histidinol dehydrogenase, encoding MNPNKFFRSRKSAGAKIHRHNMPVSIHQLTRRNLDQLLVRLRPHRIVDQAVQSRVRVIIDDVARRGDAALLQYTAQFDGVVLHPEELRVQGREFDQARRQVTGEQLAALKVSLANIRKVEQHRLARLSGRMQTSPGVSVRATVRPLSSVGCYVPGGRAVYPSSVLMNVVPAQVAGVKRIVLCSPPSATKTIHPLILVAAKLCGVHEVYRVGGAQAIAALAFGTQTIKPVQKIIGPGSAYVAAAKLAVSDRVAIDAPAGPSELLVIADETADPVNVAADMLSQAEHGHDSIVGLVTTSSKLAKQVVAALRERLDAVERSATIAQALAQNGFVLTCNSMKLAVEFTNGFAPEHLEIIARQAHSLANEIEAAGLILLGNYSPVAASDYVVGSNHVLPTGGAAKTYSGLSVIDFVRRVNIVHCSRKGLKGLMPSLRALALAEGLPNHYRAAAERFRHRRQ
- the hisF gene encoding imidazole glycerol phosphate synthase subunit HisF, which encodes MPLVKRIIPCLDVHEGRVLKGVRFRQLKDAGDPVELAKRYRDDGADELVFLDITASVEKRATLSRLVSQVARQLDIPFTVGGGIKTIEDARVILCSGADKISINTAAVERPEFITELAELFGRQCVVVAIDAKRHPTSAPFSRQRLFDVYTYGGRQPTNRGVLQWAAEAEQRGAGELLVTSIDQDGTAQGYDIALLEAVAETVHIPIIASGGCGQPIHIYEALAHGKADAALAASIFHFDTYPIPLVKRFLAERGIQVRL